In Mercurialis annua linkage group LG6, ddMerAnnu1.2, whole genome shotgun sequence, the following are encoded in one genomic region:
- the LOC126688051 gene encoding 3-hydroxyisobutyryl-CoA hydrolase 1-like: protein MVSMASPTSSNCHNEQVLVEENLCARTLILNRPKQLNALSYQMICGLLELFLTFEEDPHVKLLLLKGNGRAFCAGGDVSAVVRDIRQGNWKSGAKFFGMEFILNYVMATYTKPQVSILNGIVMGGGGGASMHGRFRVATDNSVFAMPETALGLFPDVGASYFLSRLPGFFGEFVGLTGSRLDGAEMLACGLATHFVPLRRLSLLEEALHKVDSSDPSVVSCIIDKYCQPPHLKHESAYHRLDVIDRCFSQRSVEDILSALETEAMNKAEDAWISSTIQSLKKASPTSLKISLRSIREGRLQGVGQCLVREYRMVCHVMQGKLSKDFFEGCRAILLDKDKNPKWEPRKLELVSDIMVERYFSKVEDGEWEDLKLPARFNLPDCAIAKL from the exons atgGTTTCGATGGCTTCTCCAACCTCATCCAATTGCCACAACGAGCAG GTTCTGGTGGAGGAGAACTTGTGTGCGAGAACCTTGATATTGAACAGACCTAAACAATTGAATGCCCTTTCCTATCAAATG ATATGTGGGCTGCTTGAGCTTTTTCTTACTTTTGAAGAGGATCCTCATGTCAAACTGCTCCTTCTCAAG GGAAATGGAAGAGCATTTTGTGCTGGTGGTGATGTTtctgctgtggttcgtgatatCCGTCAAG GTAATTGGAAATCAGGTGCCAAGTTTTTTGGGATGGAgttcattttaaattatgtgATGGCAACTTACACTAAACCCCAG GTTTCAATACTTAATGGAATTGTCATGGGAGGTGGAGGTGGAGCTTCTATGCATGGAAGATTTCGTGTTGCAACTGACAATTCG GTCTTTGCAATGCCTGAAACAGCTCTGGGGCTCTTCCCCGATGTAGGTGCCTCTTACTTCTTGTCGAGACTCCCCGGGTTCTTTG GAGAATTTGTTGGACTTACTGGTTCTAGATTGGATGGTGCTGAAATGCTTGCATGTGGACTCGCAACTCATTTTGTCCCATTAAGA AGGTTGTCTTTGTTAGAAGAAGCTTTGCACAAAGTAGATTCAAGTGATCCATCTGTTGTTTCTTGCATTATTGATAAATACTGTCAGCCACCACATTTGAAACACGAAAGTGCCTATCACCG GTTGGATGTCATTGATAGATGTTTTTCTCAGAGATCTGTTGAAGATATTTTATCTGCTCTT GAGACGGAGGCCATGAATAAGGCAGAAGATGCTTGGATCTCTAGTACTATTCAGTCTCTGAAGAAGGCTTCCCCAACAAGTCTTAAAATTTCTCTTAGATCG ATTAGAGAAGGAAGGCTTCAAGGTGTTGGTCAATGCCTTGTTCGTGAGTATAGAATGGTATGCCATGTAATGCAAGGAAAACTTAGCAAGGATTTCTTTGAG GGTTGCAGAGCTATATTGTTAGATAAGGATAAGAACCCAAAG TGGGAACCTCGTAAATTGGAGCTCGTGAGTGACATTATGGTTGAGCGCTACTTCTCAAAAGTAGAAGATGGAGAATGGGAAGATCTAAAACTTCCTGCTCGGTTCAACTTGCCTGATTGCGCCATTGCAAAGCTATAA
- the LOC126687053 gene encoding uric acid degradation bifunctional protein TTL-like — MMMFEEKFFKACCGSTKFAQEMKLASPFTSLEQAVAVARDIWFNKVDVHGWLEAFSSNPEIGQPSSASHTAAQWSKGEQSTAIATATGSSLQELSDWNARYWKKFGFVFLICASGRTSFEILAELKRRYENKPIVELENAAEEQIRVTELRLQKLFSAKSKAASQLEASGPSFVW; from the exons atgaTGATGTTTGAGGAGAAGTTTTTTAAGGCATGCTGCGGGAGCACTAAATTTGCTCAAGAAATGAAATTGGCCTCCCCTTTTACTTCCCTTGAACAAGCCGTTGCTGTCGCCAGAGATATCTGGTTCAACAAG gTTGATGTGCATGGTTGGCTGGAAGCATTCTCATCTAATCCTGAGATCGGGCAGCCGTCTTCCGCTTCTCACACCGCTGCTCA ATGGAGTAAGGGAGAGCAATCCACTGCTATAGCAACTGCTACAGGTTCCAGTTTACAG GAACTTTCTGACTGGAATGCTCGATATTggaaaaaatttggttttgtgttTCTAATTTGTGCTTCTGGACGAACTTCTTTTGAAATACTCGCTGAATTGAAG AGACGGTATGAAAATAAGCCCATAGTTGAACTTGAGAATGCTGCTGAAGAACAAATAAGAGTCACAGAGCTGCGTCTCCAAAAGCTCTTCTCAGCTAAATCTAAAGCTGCATCACAACTAGAAG cttCAGGCCCGTCCTTTGTTTGGTGA